The segment CGGGCACGTGGTCGACCGGGTGGTCGAAGAGCAGCCGGTCCCCCGGGTCGTTGCGCAGCAGCCAGCGGTCCGGCCGGTCCCCGGCGGCCAGCATCACCTCCCCCGGCGACGCCCGGCCGACCAGCCGGGCGTCCACGGGCGGCGGGAGCTCCCAGCCGCCCCACGCCACGTCCCGGCGGGGACCGCGGACCCGCGCGTACACCCGTTCCGAGATCCAGGTGAACTCGCTCTCGGCGCGGGCCACGATGGTTCCGCCCGCAAGGATCCGAAAGGTCATGTGGAGAGATCCGGCCGTCCGCCGGCCGGCCCCGGCGTCCCGGACGGCGACGTGGACGTCCAGGGCGGTGGCCTGGCCGCGGGGGACGCACAGGCCGGCGGCTATGGCGAGGTCGAGGGTGCTGAGCATGGTCTGGTGGGTCAGCGGGACCTCGTGCACGGCGTGCGCGACGACCAGTCCGCACTGCCGGACGGTCTGGGCCAGGACGCGCGGGTCGTACGGTAACTCCCCCTGCACCGCGGGGCCATCTGACGCCCAGGACGACCTCGCCGGGGGACCGTCTCTCCCAGCCGGTCACGAGGAGGTGCTCCTCCCGACGCAGGTGCGCGTAGGCGGCGAGCGGCGCCGTCGGGGGTGCGGGCGGGAGGGAGGTCAGAGGGGTGGAAGGGA is part of the Streptomyces showdoensis genome and harbors:
- a CDS encoding ScbA/BarX family gamma-butyrolactone biosynthesis protein → MQGELPYDPRVLAQTVRQCGLVVAHAVHEVPLTHQTMLSTLDLAIAAGLCVPRGQATALDVHVAVRDAGAGRRTAGSLHMTFRILAGGTIVARAESEFTWISERVYARVRGPRRDVAWGGWELPPPVDARLVGRASPGEVMLAAGDRPDRWLLRNDPGDRLLFDHPVDHVPGLALLEAADQAARALRAPAPFEPVAIEASYRRYVEFDRPCWIAAAPLPEPGAVRVLGTQEGEEAFRVDFRTGG